Genomic DNA from Pigmentiphaga litoralis:
ACCCTCCACGCCTGCCTGGCCCACCCACCCGCTGCGCTTCATCGTGCCCTACCCGCCCGGCGGCCCGCTGGACGTCATGGCCCGCGCACTGGCGGAAAAGCTGCGGGTCAGCCTGGGCCAGACCGTGGTGGTCGAAAACAAGCCCGGCGCCGGCGGCAACATCGGCGCAGACCTGGTGGCCAAGGCCACGCCCGACGGCTACACCCTGGTCATGGGCGCCGTCGCAACGCACGCGATCAACCCCGCGCTGTTCCCCAACATTCCGTACGACGCCATCAAGGACTTTGCGCCGATCACGCTGGTCGCGTCCGTGCCGAATGTGCTGGTCATGAATCCGGCCACGGCCGACAAGCTCGGCATCCGCAACGTGGCCGACCTGCTGGCCTACGCGCGCAAGAACCCGGGCAAGCTGAACATGGGGTCGGGTGGCAATGGCAGCGCGGGCCATCTGGCCGGCGAACTGCTCAAGGCCCGCGCGCAGGTGTTCGCCGCGCACATCCCGTATCCGGGGTCCGTGCCCGCGCAGCTTGCGCTGCTCGGCGCGCAGACCGACTTCATGTTCGACAACCTGGCATCGGCCGCGCCGCTGATCGCGTCGGGCAAGTTGAAGGCGCTGGCCGTGACCACCGCCGCCCCGTCGCCCCTGCTGCCCGGCGTACCGACCCTGATGCAGGCAGGAATCAAGAACTTTGACCTGGGCACGTGGTTCGGCGTCTTCACCACCGGCCGCACCCCGGCACCGGTGGTGCAGCGCCTGAGCGAGGCGACCATGGCCGCCTTGCGCAGCCCCGACGTGCGTCAGCGGCTCGAAGCCATGGGGTCGGACGCCGAACCCACCACGCCCGACGCCTTCGCGGCCCTGGTCAAGGCCGACCTGGCCAAGTACGCCGAGATCGTGAAGGTGTCGGGCGCCAAGCTCAACTGAGCCGGTGGATGGTGGATCCGGTCTGGGCGCCGGATCCCCCGCTGGCCGCACCGCCACCCGGCCGCGCCGCCGGAGGCACGACAGGGATGGCGCCCGCGATCGATCCCGCAGGGGCGGCGGACATCGGGGCCGGCCCCGGCGCCGCGCCAGGTCCGCCCATCGCCGGCATGCCGGTTCCCGCTGCCAAGGCAGGCGCCCCCGGTTCGGCCAGCATGGGCTGCCCCAACGGCGCGCCTGTTTTCATCTGCGACATGAGCCAGTCGATATATCGGGTGTGAACGCGCGCGGAGAGTTCGACGGCGTTGCGTACGCCCAACTTCGCCATCACGCGGGCCCGGTGGACCTCAACCGTACGGGTGGAGATGCCCAGCCTGTCGGCTATCACCTTGTTGGCGCGGCCTTCGAGCAGCAAAGCCATCACTTCTCGTTCACGCGGCGTAAGCCGATTGGTCCATTCTTGTTCGCCGGGATAGTTGTGCGCCGCCATGTTGCCTTCCTTGAACTTCGTGATCGTGTGGCAGATAAGGACTAGCCACACTGGTAAGCCAAGTCTTGCAGGGTTCAAAAGACAGAAAAACTGTCAACACTGACAGGCTCCTGAAAGCGCGCACAAGCAGGTGGGACCAAGTTCCCACATTTCCACCGATTGTCGGGAAAACCCCGAGCAACCGGCGCGAAAATCATCGTTGCGGCACGAATCTCTTCAGCTAACATTCGCGGCTTGCTAGTGAAGTCAGATAGGAGCCCACTTCCAATGCGTATTCGGTCACAACAAAACTTCTGGTCCGGCTTGATGTTCATTGCCATCGGAATATTCTTCGCCGGCAACGCCGTCGAGTATTCCATGGGCACGGCCGCCAAAATGGGCCCTGGCTATTTTCCCTTCTGGCTCGGGGTCATTCTCGCGTTGCTGGGTGTAGTCATCGGCATCTCGGGTCTTTCGGCCAAAGCCATCCCAACCAAAGTCGAAGGTTGGGATTTCCGCGTCATGTTCCTGGTTCTCGGTTCGGTCATTCTGTTCGGTGCCCTGCTGCGTCCCCTCGGTATCTACGTTTCGATTTTTATCCTTGTCGTGCTCAGTAGCTTTGCCAGCCACGAGTTCAACTGGAAAGTCGCTGTCATCAACGCACTCTGCCTGGCAGTTTTCGCCTGGGCGGTGTTCGTCAAGGGTCTGGGATTGATTTTCCCGCTTTGGCCCACCTTCCTCGGCCTGAATTAAGGAGCCCCGCATGGAATTGTTTGACCACCTTGCGTTGGGTTTTTCCACCGCGCTGTCGTTTCAGAACATCATCTACGCGTTTCTTGGCGCGTTGATCGGAACGCTGGTTGGCGTGTTGCCTGGTCTGGGTCCCGTGCCCACCATCGCAATGCTGTTGCCAATCACGTACGCACTGCCCCCTATCGCCGGCCTGATCATGCTTGCCGGTATTTACTACGGCGCGCAGTACGGTGGTTCCACGACCGCCATTCTGGTGAACCTGCCAGGTGAAACGTCGGCTGTGGTGACGTGTCTGGACGGGTACCAGATGGCCCGTCGAGGACGTGCCGGTCAGGCACTGTCGATCGCGGCACTGGGCTCGTTCTTCGCAGGCTGCGTGGCAACGATCCTGTTGGCTGCCTTCGCACCTCCGCTGGCTGAAGTGGCATTCCAGTTCGGTCCTGCCGAATACTTCTCGCTGATGGTCCTGGGTCTGGTCGGCGCCGTGGTGCTGGCATCGGGCTCCCTGGTCAAGGCAATCTGCATGATCTTGCTGGGTCTGCTGCTGGGCATGGTCGGTACCGACGTGAACTCGGGTGTTGCCCGCTTCTCGTTCGGCATTCCGGAACTGACCGACGGTATCGACTTTGCCGCGGTCGCCATGGGCGTGTTCGGTTTCTCTGAAATCATGAACAACGTTCAGCAGAAAGAAGAGCGCGAGGTTTTCCTCGACAAGATCAGCCACCTGTATCCCGACTGGGACGACATCAAGGCGGCAACGGGTCCGGTTCTGCGTGGTACGGCCATTGGTTCGGCACTGGGCATCCTGCCAGGCGGCGGCGCTGTGATGGCATCGTTCGCGTCCTACACGATCGAAAAGAAGATCGCCAAGCATCCTGAACTGTTCGGTACTGGCGCGATCCAGGGTGTGGCAGGTCCGGAATCGGCAAACAACGCCGCTTCGCAAACCTCGTTCATTCCGCTGCTGACGCTGGGTATCCCGGGCAACGCCGTGATGGCGCTGATGGTCGGTGCCATGACCATCCACAACATCCAGCCGGGTCCTCAGGTCATGACCGCGAACCCGGAACTGTTCTGGGGTCTGATCGCCTCGATGTGGATCGGTAACCTGATGCTGGTGATTCTGAACCTGCCGCTGATCGGTCTGTGGGTCAAGCTGCTGAAGGTGCCTTACCGCATCCTGTACCCCGCAATTCTGATGATCTGCTCGATCGGTGTGTACACGCTGAACTACAACGTGTTCGACATCTGGATGACGGCATTCTTCGGTTTCGTGGGCTACGTGTGGTCGAAGCTGAAGTGCGAAGGCGCACCGCTGCTGCTGGGCCTGGTCCTGGGCCCCATGATGGAAGAAAACTTCCGCCGCGCACTGCTGCTGTCGCGTGGTGAGTTCTCTACCTTCGTGACCCGTCCGCTGTCGCTGTCGCTGCTGATCATCGCCGCCATCCTGGTGCTGATCGTGGCCTCGCCATCGATCCGGAAGAAGCGCGAAGAAACCTTCGTGGAAGACTGATCGACACAGGCTGCGCACTAGCACGCAGCCTGGATCGAACGCAGAAAGGCGTCCTTCGGGACGCCTTTTTTTCGTCCGCGTCTTTACGCTAGACTTCACCTCTACTTACGGAGAGCCCCTATGTCATCGATCGGATCCAGAACTTACGAAGCCACGACACCTGTTGATGTGGCCTTCATCGGTCTGGGCGTCATGGGATTTCCCATGGCCGGCCACCTTGCCCGCGCGGGTCACAACGTGACCGTGTACAACCGGTCTTCCGCCAAGGCGCAGGCATGGGTCGACGAGTTCGGCGGCGCGCATGCGCCCACCCCGCGCGAAGCCGCCGCCAAGGCCGATATCGTTTTCTCGTGCGTCGGCAATGACGACGATCTGCGCAGCGTCATGCTGGGCGACGACGGCGCGCTGGCGGGCCTGCGCCCCGGCACGCTGCTGGTCGACCACACCACCGCATCGGCCAAGGTGGCGCGTGAACTGTATGAAGCCGCCAAGGCAAGACAGGTGTCGTTCGTGGACGCCCCGGTGTCGGGCGGCCAGGCTGGCGCCGTCAACGGCGTGCTGACCGTCATGTGTGGCGGCGATGTCGATGCATTCGATCGTGCCCTGCCGGTCGGGTCGGTCTATGCGCGCGCATTCACGCGCATTGGCGACGTTGGCGCGGGCCAGCTGGCCAAGATGTGCAATCAGATCTGCATTGCCGGGATCGTGCAGGGCCTGTCCGAAGCGATCGCCTTCGGCAAGAACGCCGACCTGGACATGAAGTTGGTGCTGGACGTGATCGCCAAGGGCGCGGCGCAAAGCTGGCAGATGGAAAACCGCGGCGGCACGATGGTCGACGACAAGTTCGATTTCGGCTTTGCGGTGGACTGGATGCGCAAGGACCTGAACCTGGTGCTGGACGAAGCGCGCCTGAACGGTTCGCGCGTGCCCATGACGGCGCTGGTCGACCAGTTCTATGCCGACGTGCAACAGATGGGCGGCAGCCGGTGGGATACCTCGTCGCTGGTCAAGCGGCTGGTCTGAGCACCCGCAAGGTATCGTCCAGGGGCCACGCCAGATCGACGACAAGGTTGGCGATGCCTTCCATGTCGTCCAGGTGCGCGCGGGGCAGCGTGGTGGGGGGCCCATCGGTGGCGCCCTCACCCGCATCGCTGATGATCGCGCCGATGCTACTGTCATCGGGATACAGCCAGGGCTTGGTGTTGCTTCGGCGGTGGATCTCGATCTTCACGTGCTTGTCACGCTTGAAGCCTTCCACCAGGATGAAATCGACCGCGCTCATGTGGCCCAGCAGATCGGCCAGGCGCGGCTCGCTTTCGTCCCGCAATTCGTGCATCAGGGCCCATCGCGCGCCGGACGCCACCAGCACTTCCCTGGCGCCCGCTTCACGGTGCAGGTACGAATCCTTGCCGGGCTTGTCGATGTCGAACATATGGTGCGCGTGCTTGAGCGTCGACACCGTATAGCCGCGCGCATTCAGCACCGGTATGAGTTTGGCCAGCAGCGTGGTCTTGCCCGCGCCGCTCCATCCCGCCAATCCTAGAACACGCGTCATCAGGCCAGCCCGTCAAACGGCAGGACGTCAACCGTCTCGCCCGCCGCCACATTACCCTGGTCGTGGTGCAGCACCACCAGGCCATTGGCTTCGCTCATGCTGCGCAGAATGCCGGACCCTTGCGAGCCCGCCATGCGCACTTCCCAGCCGCCGCCCGCAGCCGGCGTTACGCTGCCACGCTGGTATTCCGTGCGCCCGGCCTTCTTGCGGATGGCGTTGACGCTGGTCGCGCGCAACAGCGGCATGGGGGCGACACGCGCGCCGCTCATGGCCAGCAGGGCATCACGCACCAGGGCATAGAACGTGACCATGACCGCCACCGGATTGCCCGGCAAGCCGAACAGCACGGCGTGGCGGCTGCCGCTGGCAATGCGTCCGATCGCCATGGGGCGGCCGGGCCGCATCGCAATGCGCCAGAACAGGACGTCTCCCAGCTTGGCCATGACCATCTTGGTGTAGTCGGCTTCGCCCACGCTCACGCCGCCCGACGTGATCACCACGTCGGCATTCGCCGCCGCGGCGGTAAAGGTGGCTTCGAGCGCGTCGGGGTCATCGCGCACCACACCCATGTCCAGGATCTCGACATTCAGGCGCTGCAGCATGCCCCACAGGGTGTAGCGATTGCTGTCATACACGCAGCCTTCGTCCAGCGTCTCGCCGATCGACCGCAATTCATTGCCGGTGGAAAAGAAGGCGACGCGCAGCCGGCGCACCACCGGCACTTCGGCCTGGCCCAAGGAGGCCAGCACACCCAGGTCGGCAGGCCGCAGCACGCGTCCGGCGACCAGGGCCGCTTCGCCCTTGGCCAGGTCTTCGCCGGCCAGGCGGCGGTTGTCGCCCGGCCGCACGATACCCGCGGGGATCGTGACCTGATCGCCATCGAGCTTGGTGAATTCCTGCGGGATGACGGTGTCCAGCCCATCGGGCATGACCGCGCCCGTCATGATGCGCACGCAGTCGCCCGGTGCAATGGCGTGCTGGCCTTCCTGGCCGGCCATCGCGCGCGATACGACTCGCAGGGTGGTCTCGGCGCCATCGGCCAGGTCCTGCCCGCGGAAGGCGTAGCCGTCCATCGCCGAGTTGTCGTGCGACGGCACGTTGATCGCGGACACGATGTCGCGCGCCAGCACGCGGCCCAGCGCGGAACGCAGCGGGAGCATTTCAACCGCATTCAGACGTGGCACCAGGCGGTCGATGAAGGCGCGCGCCTGGTCGACCGACAAGGCGTTGGGATCGTAGCCGTTGATGCACGACGAAATCTCTTCGAGCGATGCGGGCACCGAGGCGGGCTGGGGAGCCGGGGACGGAGTGGACGTCATGATGTCAAAGCCGCTGCAGTTCGGCGATGGTATTGGCGCCGACGAACGCGTCGGCATCGTCGAAGCGGACTTCCACGCAGCGGTGCAGCGCGGTCCAGCTGTCGATCTTGCGGTTGCCTGCGGACGTGAAGGCGACCAGGCTGGCGAGCAGGTCGGCGCGCATCAGGCAGAACACCGGCTGGGTACGCCAGACGGCGTCGCCGCCGTCCTGACCGGGCTCTTGCGTCGCCACCATGGCGATCTCGGCGTCTTCGGCTTCCAGCGCCGCGGCCAGCCGGTCCACCAGGTCATCGGGAAAGCGCGGCGTATCGCACGGCACCGTCACCAGATAGGCGGTTTCGCAGCGTTCCAGCGCGGTCACGAATCCGGCCAGCGGGCCTGGAAACCCCGACATGGAATCGGGCCACACCGGCACACCCATGGATTCATACGCACCCAGATTGCGGTTGGCGTTGATCATGACTTCGCCGACCTGCGGCGACAGGCGCAACAAGGACAGCAGCGCCATCGGAATGCCCTGCACAGTCTGGAGGCCCTTGTCGACACCGCCCATGCGGGTCGCGCGGCCGCCGGCAAGAATGACGCCGGTGATGGAATTTTTGTCGATCATGGGCGTCAGTATAAGGCGTGGCCTGCCTTGCTCATGGCGCAGCCCGCCGCGTGCCGGCGTCCCCGGCATTGCCGTCAGCGCCGCCCTCAGCGCCCCCGCCGGAGGGTCTGATATGATGAAACGCTCATCTGGCTACTCCAGCCCGGCATTTTCCGCCAGCAGTTTTTATTTTCTTCACGAACCTCCCCCATGGTCGCCAACGACTCCGTACTTCAGGCCCTGCAGGCCGTCATTGATCCCAACACCGGCAAAGACTTCGTTTCGACCAAGTCCGTCAAGCATCTCGAGGTCACGGGTGGCGATGTGTCATTCGACATCGAACTTGGCTACCCGGCCAAAAGCCAGATCCCGGCCTTGCGCCGCGCGCTGATTGCCGCCGCCAAGGGCGTGCCGGGCGTTGAAAACGTGTCGGTGAACCTGCGCACCGTGGTCGTGCCGCACGCCGTGCAGCGCGGCGTTGCGCTCATGCCGGGCGTCAAGAACATCGTGGCCGTGGCTTCGGGCAAAGGCGGCGTCGGCAAAAGCACGACGGCCGTCAACCTGGCCCTGGCGCTGGCTGCCGAAGGCGCCAGCGTGGGCCTGCTCGACGCCGACATCTACGGACCCAGCCAGCCGCTGATGATGGGCATTGACGCCCGTCCGGTCAGCGACGATGGCAAGACCATGGAACCACTGGAAAACTACGGCGTGCAGGTCATGTCGATCGGTTTTCTGGTCGGCCAGGATGAAGCCATGGTGTGGCGCGGCCCGATGGCCGTGCAGGCGCTGGAACAGCTGCTGCGCCAGACCAACTGGCGCGACCTGGATTACCTGATCATCGACATGCCGCCGGGCACCGGCGACATCCAGCTCACGCTGAGCCAGCGCGTGCCCATGACCGGCGCCGTCATCGTGACCACGCCGCAAGACATCGCGCTGCTGGATGCCAAGAAGGGCATCAAGATGTTCGAGAAGGTTGCCGTGCCGATCCTGGGCATTGTCGAAAACATGGCCGTGCACGTGTGCAGCAACTGCGGCCACGTCGAACATATCTTTGGCCAGAACGGCGGCAAGAACATGGCGGCCGAATACCAGATGGATTACCTGGGTGGCCTGCCGCTCGACATCAACATCCGCCTGCAGGCCGACAACGGCCGGCCCACTGTCGTGGCCGATCCCGATGGGGACGTGGCCATGATGTACAAGGACATTGCGCGCAAGGTGGCCGTGGCGATCGCTGGCAAGAACCGCGACTTCTCGTCCAAGTTCCCGACCATCACCGTCAGCGCGAACACCTGACGTGACCGGTTGCTGCAGCACGACGCGGATCGCCTGTCATGGATGACGTGAAGCCGGACGCAGCCCCCACGGTTGACGTGGCGGTGCTGATGCGCCGCGAGCGTGTCACCGGCCCCATGAGCCGGTGGCAGACGTGGCGCTGGGTGCTCGAAGACGTCGTCATGAACGAACCCGAGTTTGGCACCGAGCCGCGCGTGCTGGTAGCCGACGCGCAGCAGGAACGGTGGCTGTTTCCCGGCTTTACCGTGGGCCTGTATCGCGATGACGCCGAGGGCTATTACCTAAATGCCAGCACCGACCAGCCCTGCTGGTTCGTGATGTGGCGCATGGAAGAAACGGCCACGCTGGCCGACGAACCCATCGCGCGGCCCGAAATCGTCACCCTGAGCTATTACCATGCGGGCCGCCTGCTCGATGCGCAGGAAACCGTGGAACTGATTCCCGCGCCGCCGCAGATCAATCACTGGCTGCGCGAATTTGTCGACGCCAATTACGTGATCGAAAAGAAGAAGCGCCGTCGGCCGGTCAGCTTCGAATCGCTGCAGGACCGGTTCGGCAATCCGGTATCCGTCACCACCACCAAGAAGTTTGGCGGCGGTGGTGGAGGCGAGGGCTAGGCGTGGACGAGTCGTCACGGACGTTTTTGGGCCGCTGGTCGCGGCGCAAGATCGAAGCACGGAAAGTTGAAGCAGCGGAGGCGGCAGCGGAAGAAGCGGCGGCGAAGCTGGCGGCTGATGCATCTGCAACTGATGCATTCGAAACTGATGCATCGGCAACTCGCGCATCTTCGACTGCCGTTGATTCAGCGTATGCCCCGGCCCCGGCACCGCACACCGCCATCGCGGCCGATCCCGTCGCCCCCGTGCGCACCGATGCCGGCGATGCGTCCGCGCATCCTCGCGCCGTGCCCGCGGCTGCCCACACCGAAGTCAACCGCAACGCCAACCCCGACGCCCCTCCCCTGCCTACGCTGGCCGACGTCGCCAAGCTCACGGCCGACTCCGACTACAGCGTGTTCATGGCCAAGGGCGTCGCGCCCGAGGTCAAGAACGCAGCCATGAAAAAACTGTTCTCGGACCCGCACTACAACATCATGGACGGACTGGACATCTACATCGACGACTACTCGTCGCCCGAGATCATGCCCCAGTCCATGCTGCGCAAGATGGCCAGCGCGCGCGTGCTGAACCTGTTTACCGACGAAGACGAAGCGAAAGCCGTCGCGGCCGACCAGGCGGCCGCCGAACTTGCAGCCGCCGAAGTGGCGGCCGCGCAAGCCGCCACCCCCGCATCTACCCCAACCCCGGGAACCGTCACCGACGAGTCCGGGTCGAACCTTCTCCCGATCGAGCCGACTGCGCGGCCCGACGACCGTCTCCACGTTGCAACAGCCGCCCCAAGAGCGGCTGCCGACGTGCTAGCCTCGGCGCCCCGGCCGGACGCGTCACGCGCCGCCGACGATGGCATCACCCCTGATTCATCCCAGTCCGGCCATTCCTGAGCCGGCGACAGAAAGCGTTTCCATGTCCACACTGATCTGCGATTGCAATCGGACGATGCCCCTCGACGCGACTGCGTTGGGCAACGCCCTCAACGAACCGCTCACGCTGCACTCGACCCTGTGCCGCCGGGATGCGGGCGCCTACCAGCAGGCGATCCAGTCGGGGGACGACGTGGTCGTGGCCTGTACGCAGGAAAAACGCCTGTTCGCCGAACTGGGCGCGGCCACCGAAGGCGCGGTGTCTCCGATCCGTTTCGTCAACATCCGCGAGACCGGCGGCTGGAGCCGCGATGCGTCGCAGGCCACGCCCAAGATCGCCGCCCTGCTGGCCGCCGCGCGCCTGCCCGAACCGGAACCGGTGTCGACCGTCACGTACAAAAGCGCGGGCCGCCTGTTGATCATCGGCCCGATGGACCAGGCCGAACGCGCGGCCGACATGGTCAGCGACGTGCTGAACGTGACGATCTTCACGCAGGGTCCGGGCCTGACCGGGGCATCGCAGGAACGCCGCTATCCGGTGCTGGGCGGCACCGTCACGAGCCTGACCGGCTGGCTCGGCGCGTTCGAGCTGACCTGGGCCCGCGACAATCCGATCGACCTGGACCTGTGCACCCGCTGCAACGCCTGTCTGACCGTCTGTCCGGACGGCGCGATCGGCCTGGATTACCAGGTCGACATGGCCAGGTGGGCCACGTTGGACCGCAACGTGCAGCAAGCCTGTGTCAACGCCTGTACGGTGGCCGGCGCGATCGATTTCAATCGCCCGGTCGTGACCGATGCAGAACCCTTCGACCTGGTGCTGGACCTGCGTGCCGAACCGGCGTTTGCACAGCATGCACCGCCGCAAGGCTACTTCCGCTGGGACGGCGTCAGCCTGCCCACGTTGCTGAAGCTGCGCGACATGGTGGGCGAGTTCGACAAGCCCAAGTTCTTTGACTACAAGCAGTCGCTGTGCGCGCACAGCCGCAACGAAGTGGTCGGCTGCGATGCCTGTATCCGTATCTGTTCGGCGCTGGCCATCAGCAGCGACAAGCACCGTCAACGCATCGAAGTGAATCCCAATCTGTGTGTGGGCTGCGGCGCCTGTACGACCGCGTGCCCCACGGGCGCGCTCACGTACGCCACGCCCCGCGCATCGGAACAGGGCCTGAACTTTCGCACCCTGCTCTCGACCTACACCAAGGCGGGCGGCAAGGACGCCGTGTTGCTGCTGCACAGCCAGGAAGCCGGCCGCGAGCTGGTCGACAAGCTGGGCCGCGCCGCGCAACTGAAGCAGGCGCATGGCGTACCGGCCCACGTGATCCCGGCAGGCCTGTGGCACACGGCCAGCACCGGCATCGACCTGTGGCTCAGCGCGATTGCGTTTGGCGCAACGCAGGTTGCCGTGCTGACCACGCACGAAGAAGCCCCGCAATACCTGGACGGCCTGCAGGCGCAGATGGACATCGCGCAAGCCATCCTGACCGGGCTGGGCTATGCCGGGACGCACCTGCGCCTGATCCGCGCCGACACGCCCGCCGTGCTGGACGCCGCGCTGCAATCGGTCGCGGCACAGCGCGCCGCCACACCGCGCCAGCCCGCGCGTTTTGCCGTCGCGAAAGAAAAGCGCAGCACGCTGGACATGGCGATCGATCACCTGATCCAGCAGGCGCCCGCGCCCGAAGCCCTGCCCGAAGCCATCGCGCTGCCCGCCGGCATTCCCGGCGCGGGCTCGCCCTTCGGCACGCTGAATGTGAACAAGGACGCCTGCACGCTCTGTC
This window encodes:
- a CDS encoding 4Fe-4S binding protein; protein product: MPLDATALGNALNEPLTLHSTLCRRDAGAYQQAIQSGDDVVVACTQEKRLFAELGAATEGAVSPIRFVNIRETGGWSRDASQATPKIAALLAAARLPEPEPVSTVTYKSAGRLLIIGPMDQAERAADMVSDVLNVTIFTQGPGLTGASQERRYPVLGGTVTSLTGWLGAFELTWARDNPIDLDLCTRCNACLTVCPDGAIGLDYQVDMARWATLDRNVQQACVNACTVAGAIDFNRPVVTDAEPFDLVLDLRAEPAFAQHAPPQGYFRWDGVSLPTLLKLRDMVGEFDKPKFFDYKQSLCAHSRNEVVGCDACIRICSALAISSDKHRQRIEVNPNLCVGCGACTTACPTGALTYATPRASEQGLNFRTLLSTYTKAGGKDAVLLLHSQEAGRELVDKLGRAAQLKQAHGVPAHVIPAGLWHTASTGIDLWLSAIAFGATQVAVLTTHEEAPQYLDGLQAQMDIAQAILTGLGYAGTHLRLIRADTPAVLDAALQSVAAQRAATPRQPARFAVAKEKRSTLDMAIDHLIQQAPAPEALPEAIALPAGIPGAGSPFGTLNVNKDACTLCLSCVNACPASALGDNAERPQLRFVEKNCVQCGLCATTCPEDAITLVPRLLLTPERKASRVLNEVQPYQCIRCSKPFGTVKAIEAMLGKLSGHAMFQGAALERLKMCGDCRVVDLYTAQNESKITEL